A DNA window from Chryseobacterium sp. MEBOG06 contains the following coding sequences:
- a CDS encoding DUF6624 domain-containing protein: MRKIFILFFGMSMLFISAQQNADLKKELDQIMEVDQGYRKLYTSDTTPEKRNEILKNLNIDQEEFKKRGWEMVAEHDSLNIKTIERIISQYGYPGKTLVGEPTNQAAWYVIQHSTKIGKYLPLIKEAGKKKEIPFTWVAMMEDRYLMNENQEQIYGTQGRGEMTKDKNGKEVFVNFVWPVKDLQNVNKRRKEAGFDSTFEENVKKMFGPDFKYEPYTLKQVLELRNKNK, from the coding sequence ATGAGAAAAATATTTATACTGTTTTTTGGAATGTCCATGCTCTTTATAAGTGCGCAGCAGAATGCAGATCTGAAAAAAGAATTGGACCAAATCATGGAAGTGGATCAGGGCTACAGAAAGCTCTATACTTCCGACACAACGCCGGAGAAAAGAAATGAGATACTGAAAAATTTAAATATTGATCAGGAAGAATTTAAAAAGAGAGGCTGGGAAATGGTTGCTGAACATGACAGTCTGAATATCAAGACTATCGAACGCATTATTTCTCAATATGGCTATCCGGGGAAAACACTTGTTGGAGAACCCACCAATCAGGCTGCATGGTATGTAATCCAGCATTCAACCAAAATTGGAAAATATCTGCCACTCATTAAGGAAGCTGGAAAAAAGAAAGAAATTCCCTTCACATGGGTTGCCATGATGGAAGACAGATATCTGATGAACGAAAACCAAGAACAGATCTATGGAACCCAAGGAAGAGGGGAAATGACAAAAGATAAAAACGGAAAAGAAGTCTTTGTGAATTTTGTATGGCCGGTCAAAGATCTTCAAAATGTCAATAAAAGAAGAAAAGAAGCAGGATTTGATTCCACCTTTGAAGAAAACGTAAAAAAGATGTTCGGGCCGGATTTCAAATATGAACCCTATACTTTAAAACAGGTTTTAGAATTAAGAAATAAAAACAAATAA
- the paaD gene encoding 1,2-phenylacetyl-CoA epoxidase subunit PaaD, with protein MVPDPEIPVINIVELGIVREAKVTSENSCEVTITPTYSACPAMFTIEEDIIKIMKENGWDAKVVTKMFPIWTTDWITDEAREKLRVYGITPPEKGADEHHIGKPKKCPRCGSEHTKQISRFGSTLCKASYQCLDCLEPFDYFKCH; from the coding sequence ATGGTCCCCGATCCGGAAATTCCTGTGATCAACATTGTGGAACTGGGTATTGTAAGAGAGGCAAAAGTTACCAGCGAGAATTCTTGTGAAGTAACGATTACGCCAACTTATTCTGCCTGTCCTGCTATGTTCACTATTGAGGAAGACATCATAAAGATTATGAAAGAAAACGGATGGGATGCAAAAGTAGTAACCAAGATGTTCCCAATTTGGACAACAGACTGGATAACTGATGAAGCGAGAGAAAAACTCCGTGTTTACGGAATTACACCACCAGAAAAAGGGGCTGACGAACATCACATCGGTAAACCGAAAAAATGTCCGCGCTGTGGCTCTGAGCACACCAAACAGATCAGCAGATTCGGGTCTACCTTGTGTAAGGCTTCGTATCAGTGCCTGGACTGTCTGGAACCCTTCGATTATTTTAAATGTCATTGA
- the pcaF gene encoding 3-oxoadipyl-CoA thiolase, giving the protein MNNVYIIDYVRTPISKLQGGLSEVRADDLAAIVIKEVVARNPEVPVEEIEDVIFGCANQAGEDNRNVARMGLLLAGLPYKIGGETVNRLCASGMSAVANAFRSIAAGEGEIYIAGGVEHMTRSPYVMSKPSAAFGRDSQMYDTTFGWRFVNPKMKEMYGVDGMGETAENLADMHQINREDQDKFALWSQQKATKAQESGRLAEEIVKVEIPQRKGDPIVFEKDEFIKPTSSMEGLGKLRPAFRKEGTVTAGNASGMNDGAAALILASEEAVKKYGLKPKAKILGSSVAGVEPRIMGIGPVEATQKLLKRLNLSLEDMDVIELNEAFAAQALAVTRSLGLKDDDARINPNGGAIAIGHPLGVSGARIIGSAAMELQKQDKKYALCTLCIGVGQGYAMVIEKI; this is encoded by the coding sequence ATGAATAACGTATACATCATAGACTATGTCAGAACTCCCATCTCAAAACTACAGGGAGGATTATCAGAAGTAAGAGCCGATGATTTGGCGGCTATTGTTATCAAAGAAGTGGTAGCAAGAAATCCTGAAGTTCCTGTTGAAGAAATTGAAGATGTTATTTTCGGATGTGCCAACCAGGCAGGTGAAGATAACAGAAACGTAGCACGAATGGGACTTCTACTGGCGGGTCTTCCTTATAAAATTGGAGGGGAGACGGTCAACAGACTTTGTGCTTCAGGAATGTCTGCTGTAGCAAATGCATTCCGTTCCATTGCAGCAGGAGAGGGCGAAATTTACATTGCCGGTGGAGTAGAACACATGACGCGTTCTCCTTACGTAATGTCAAAACCAAGCGCAGCTTTCGGAAGAGACAGTCAGATGTATGATACCACTTTCGGATGGCGTTTTGTTAACCCAAAGATGAAGGAAATGTATGGCGTAGACGGAATGGGAGAAACGGCCGAAAACCTTGCAGATATGCATCAGATCAATAGAGAAGATCAGGATAAATTTGCACTTTGGTCTCAGCAGAAAGCTACAAAAGCTCAGGAAAGCGGAAGACTGGCAGAAGAAATTGTGAAAGTTGAGATTCCGCAAAGAAAAGGAGATCCGATCGTTTTTGAAAAAGATGAATTTATTAAGCCAACTTCATCCATGGAGGGATTAGGAAAACTTCGTCCTGCTTTCAGAAAAGAAGGAACTGTAACCGCTGGAAATGCCTCAGGAATGAACGACGGAGCTGCCGCTTTAATTTTAGCAAGCGAAGAAGCCGTGAAAAAATATGGTTTAAAACCAAAAGCTAAGATCCTGGGATCTTCCGTAGCAGGAGTAGAACCAAGAATCATGGGAATAGGACCGGTAGAGGCCACTCAGAAACTACTGAAAAGACTGAATCTTTCCCTTGAAGATATGGATGTAATTGAGTTGAATGAAGCATTTGCAGCACAGGCTTTGGCCGTGACAAGAAGCTTAGGCTTAAAAGATGACGATGCAAGAATAAACCCGAATGGAGGAGCTATTGCAATTGGTCACCCACTGGGGGTTTCAGGGGCAAGAATTATAGGTTCTGCAGCTATGGAACTTCAGAAACAAGATAAAAAATATGCATTGTGTACCCTTTGTATCGGTGTCGGACAAGGATATGCAATGGTTATTGAAAAAATATAA
- a CDS encoding transferase hexapeptide repeat family protein codes for MNIYSYHGIRPIIKPSAYIHPQAVIIGNVEIGEEVYIGPNAVIRGDWGKIIIKDGANVQENCTLHVFPNIETILEESAHIGHGAIIHSGHIGKNCLIGMNSVVMDKAYIGDESIVGALAFVPANFRCEPRKLIVGSPAKIIRDVSDEMIRWKTEGTKLYQELAREGKEAILPCEPFTEYIQQTPTKVVDYSIWDDVK; via the coding sequence ATGAATATCTACTCATACCACGGAATCCGTCCCATTATAAAACCTTCTGCTTATATTCATCCACAGGCAGTAATCATAGGAAATGTGGAAATCGGTGAAGAAGTGTATATCGGTCCCAATGCAGTTATTCGTGGAGACTGGGGGAAAATTATCATTAAAGATGGCGCGAATGTTCAGGAGAACTGTACCCTTCATGTTTTTCCAAATATAGAAACCATATTGGAAGAATCTGCACATATAGGTCATGGAGCCATCATTCATTCCGGGCATATCGGAAAGAATTGTTTGATCGGAATGAATTCTGTGGTTATGGACAAAGCTTATATCGGTGATGAAAGCATTGTTGGTGCATTGGCTTTTGTCCCTGCCAATTTCAGATGCGAACCCAGAAAATTAATTGTGGGAAGCCCTGCAAAAATCATCCGTGATGTTTCTGATGAAATGATCCGTTGGAAGACAGAAGGGACAAAGTTGTATCAGGAGCTTGCAAGAGAAGGTAAAGAAGCTATTCTGCCTTGTGAGCCGTTTACCGAATATATTCAGCAGACCCCTACGAAAGTTGTAGATTACAGCATCTGGGATGATGTAAAATAA
- the paaB gene encoding 1,2-phenylacetyl-CoA epoxidase subunit PaaB, giving the protein MSQLDMWEVFIQTKPGLSHKHVGIVQAPTAEMALQNARDVYTRRKEGTSVWVVPSKYIVTSEGIDKEAFFDPADDKLYRHPTFYDIPNDVKNM; this is encoded by the coding sequence ATGAGTCAATTAGATATGTGGGAAGTGTTTATTCAGACTAAACCGGGATTATCCCACAAACACGTTGGAATTGTACAGGCACCAACAGCAGAAATGGCTTTGCAGAACGCAAGAGACGTTTATACAAGAAGAAAAGAAGGAACTTCTGTTTGGGTAGTTCCAAGTAAATATATTGTGACTTCGGAAGGAATTGACAAAGAAGCTTTCTTTGATCCGGCTGATGATAAACTATATCGTCACCCGACTTTCTATGATATTCCTAATGATGTGAAAAATATGTAA
- a CDS encoding 2Fe-2S iron-sulfur cluster-binding protein, whose protein sequence is MNSFYKLKTVKVQKDTPDAVNVAVEIPEELKDKFRFKQGQYLNFRMMIDGNEERRSYSICNAPSEKSNTLEVLVKLLENGRVSGYFNEHLHMDEMLEVMPPMGGFNTSYHPTNTKTYVGLAAGSGISPVLSNIKESLYQEPNSNAYLFYSNRSMQHILRKAEIDKLVQHFNGRLKVIYLVSREKHEDPVFEGRISAEKLEQLFERYTEIDVKDSTYFICGPAEMIKGIADYLKKDKKVPAIQVLFEYFTAPDEENTAEMSDEFKAIANLESMVTVIIDDDEYSFHLNSKKESILDKALKDQLPVPFACKGGVCCTCKAQVLEGEVFMEKNFALTEDEVARGYVLTCQCHPTTNVVMLNYDV, encoded by the coding sequence ATGAATTCATTTTATAAACTTAAAACGGTTAAAGTTCAGAAAGATACACCGGATGCTGTAAATGTAGCGGTGGAAATTCCTGAAGAACTGAAAGATAAGTTCAGATTCAAACAGGGGCAATATCTTAATTTCCGAATGATGATTGACGGAAATGAAGAGAGACGTTCTTACTCGATCTGTAATGCTCCAAGTGAAAAAAGCAATACACTTGAAGTACTGGTAAAGCTATTGGAAAACGGAAGAGTATCAGGATATTTCAATGAGCATCTTCATATGGATGAAATGCTGGAAGTAATGCCTCCGATGGGCGGTTTCAATACCTCTTATCACCCAACCAACACGAAAACGTATGTAGGTTTGGCAGCAGGAAGCGGAATTTCTCCTGTTTTATCCAATATTAAAGAAAGTCTTTATCAGGAACCTAACAGTAATGCTTATCTGTTTTACAGCAACAGAAGCATGCAACATATTTTAAGAAAAGCTGAAATTGATAAGCTGGTGCAGCATTTCAACGGAAGGCTTAAAGTTATTTACCTGGTAAGCCGTGAAAAGCATGAAGATCCTGTTTTTGAAGGAAGAATCTCTGCTGAAAAATTGGAACAGTTATTTGAAAGATATACAGAGATTGATGTAAAAGATTCCACGTATTTCATCTGCGGTCCTGCAGAAATGATTAAAGGAATTGCCGATTATCTGAAAAAAGATAAAAAAGTACCTGCTATCCAGGTTCTATTTGAATACTTCACCGCTCCTGACGAAGAAAATACGGCGGAAATGAGTGATGAGTTTAAGGCGATTGCCAATTTAGAAAGTATGGTAACGGTAATTATCGATGACGATGAATATTCGTTTCACCTGAATTCTAAAAAAGAAAGTATCTTAGATAAAGCATTGAAAGACCAGCTTCCCGTTCCTTTCGCTTGTAAAGGAGGTGTTTGCTGTACGTGTAAAGCACAGGTTTTAGAAGGAGAGGTTTTCATGGAGAAAAATTTTGCGCTTACCGAAGATGAAGTAGCCAGAGGTTACGTTCTTACCTGTCAATGTCACCCGACAACGAATGTGGTGATGCTTAATTATGATGTTTAA
- a CDS encoding 3-hydroxyacyl-CoA dehydrogenase NAD-binding domain-containing protein, whose amino-acid sequence MKNIGIIGAGTMGIGIAQVAATNGCKVWVYDANAKQVETATIGLEKTLTKLVDKQKISAEKMTEILANISIATELKDLKDSELVIEAIIENKDIKTKVFTELETYVSESCIISSNTSSISITSLGAELKKPERFIGIHFFNPAPLMPLVEVIPSLLTEETLAEKIYILMKDWGKTPVIAKDIPGFIVNRIARPYYGEGLRILEENMATAEQVDDAMKTLGNFKMGPFELMDLIGVDVNFAVTTTVYKDYFYDPKYKPSLLQQRMSEAKLHGRKTGKGFYNYSEGAEKPVAIKDDALYQQIFLRIISMLINEAVEAKRLGIANDEDLELAMQKGVNYPKGLLSWGKEIGYAKISETLQNLYEEYQEERYRQSPLLRKL is encoded by the coding sequence ATGAAAAATATTGGAATTATCGGTGCCGGAACGATGGGGATCGGCATTGCACAAGTAGCCGCAACGAACGGATGCAAAGTTTGGGTGTATGACGCCAACGCAAAACAAGTAGAAACGGCAACCATAGGTTTAGAAAAAACATTAACCAAATTGGTTGATAAACAAAAAATTTCGGCAGAGAAAATGACTGAAATTTTAGCTAATATTTCCATTGCTACAGAATTAAAGGATTTAAAAGATTCTGAGCTGGTAATCGAAGCGATTATTGAAAACAAAGATATCAAAACCAAAGTGTTTACAGAACTTGAAACCTATGTTTCAGAAAGCTGTATTATCAGTTCCAATACTTCATCCATTTCTATCACCTCTCTTGGTGCAGAACTAAAAAAACCGGAGCGTTTCATCGGAATTCACTTTTTCAATCCGGCTCCGCTGATGCCTTTAGTGGAAGTTATTCCTTCTTTATTAACAGAAGAAACATTAGCAGAAAAAATATACATCCTCATGAAAGACTGGGGGAAAACTCCTGTGATCGCAAAAGATATCCCGGGATTCATTGTCAACAGAATTGCAAGACCCTATTACGGGGAAGGACTTAGAATTCTTGAAGAAAACATGGCTACAGCGGAGCAGGTAGATGATGCAATGAAAACTCTTGGAAACTTCAAAATGGGACCTTTCGAATTGATGGATCTTATTGGGGTCGATGTGAACTTTGCTGTGACAACAACGGTTTACAAAGATTATTTCTACGATCCGAAATACAAACCCTCTCTTCTTCAGCAAAGAATGTCTGAAGCTAAACTTCACGGTAGAAAAACCGGAAAAGGTTTCTACAATTATTCTGAAGGGGCTGAAAAACCTGTTGCTATAAAAGATGATGCCCTTTATCAGCAAATATTTTTAAGAATCATTTCTATGCTGATCAACGAAGCAGTTGAAGCAAAAAGATTAGGCATCGCTAACGACGAAGACCTTGAACTGGCAATGCAGAAAGGCGTAAACTATCCGAAAGGATTATTAAGCTGGGGAAAAGAAATAGGGTATGCAAAAATCTCCGAAACCCTGCAGAATCTTTACGAAGAATATCAGGAAGAAAGATACAGACAGAGTCCTTTACTTCGCAAACTATAA
- the paaC gene encoding 1,2-phenylacetyl-CoA epoxidase subunit PaaC has product MNPLYNYLLKLADDSFIMGQRLSAWCGEGPYLEEDIALTNIALDELGQANNFYVFASRVADNGKSEDDIAFLRYEHEYVNAHWVELPNEDYAQTILKVYVLSVYQKLMYEALSNSVNEELSAIAQKSLKEVRYHHTHAASWMKIFTQGTEESKLRLANAIENIWEYTKGLFAKTEGEDDLVALNIAPDADALYQDFLAVTQKDFQEFGLEYPTNPFMQPKSRTGYHTEYFGFILCELQYMQRAYPGCTW; this is encoded by the coding sequence ATGAATCCATTATATAATTATTTATTAAAACTAGCAGACGACAGTTTCATTATGGGACAGCGTCTGTCTGCATGGTGCGGTGAAGGTCCTTACCTAGAGGAAGATATTGCTTTGACAAACATTGCTTTGGATGAACTGGGCCAGGCCAATAACTTTTACGTTTTTGCTTCAAGAGTCGCAGATAACGGTAAAAGTGAAGATGATATCGCATTTTTGAGATATGAACACGAATATGTCAATGCACATTGGGTAGAACTTCCCAATGAAGATTATGCACAGACGATTCTTAAAGTGTATGTATTGTCTGTATATCAGAAACTGATGTATGAAGCATTATCAAACTCTGTTAATGAAGAACTTTCTGCAATTGCTCAGAAGTCTTTAAAAGAAGTGAGATATCACCATACTCATGCTGCATCCTGGATGAAAATTTTTACTCAGGGAACAGAAGAAAGTAAATTACGTTTGGCAAACGCTATCGAAAATATCTGGGAATATACAAAAGGGTTATTCGCAAAAACAGAGGGTGAAGATGATTTGGTTGCTCTGAATATTGCTCCAGATGCAGATGCTCTTTATCAGGATTTTCTTGCTGTTACCCAAAAAGATTTTCAGGAATTTGGATTAGAATATCCAACTAATCCTTTCATGCAGCCAAAATCTAGAACTGGATATCATACAGAATATTTTGGATTTATTCTTTGCGAGCTTCAGTACATGCAGAGAGCATATCCGGGTTGTACGTGGTAA
- a CDS encoding phenylacetate--CoA ligase family protein, with protein sequence MDFSVEYLELGQLRQLQTDRLISLISYLGEKSEFYKKKFDELQISPEDIRTVEDITKLPITYKQDLRDNYPFGLFTVPKNELQRIHCSSGTTGKPTVVGYTKEDVDLFSEVVARSLNAAGARPGMQLHNAYGYGIFTGGLGLHYGAEKLGMSVLPISGGMTARQVDLIVDFKPEVICCSPSYALTIADEFARRGISADEISLKYAVLGSEPWTEIIRGHIEERLGVHATNIYGLSEIIGPGVSMEDFEEKGGAYIWEDHFYPEILDPITKQPVPFGEEGVLVITTLTKKAMPLLRYWTNDITSLYYDENAKRTMVKMKPIVGRADDMLIVRGVNVYPSQIEDAFSYVKGVVPNYYLTPIEKEHMCVALDIDIEIDDEFLKVQKIGANTDDYFNFVGSFGKSIENEIKKRVGITTTVKVHAQDSLPKCEGGKINRILKK encoded by the coding sequence ATGGATTTTTCAGTTGAATATCTGGAGCTGGGTCAGTTGAGACAGCTTCAAACCGACCGGTTGATCAGCCTGATCAGCTATCTGGGAGAGAAGTCGGAATTTTATAAAAAGAAATTTGATGAATTGCAAATATCTCCAGAGGATATAAGGACGGTTGAAGATATCACGAAACTTCCGATTACTTATAAACAGGATCTGAGAGATAACTATCCTTTTGGTTTGTTCACAGTTCCGAAGAATGAACTTCAGAGAATTCATTGTTCTAGCGGAACAACCGGAAAACCAACCGTAGTAGGATATACAAAAGAAGATGTAGATCTTTTCAGTGAAGTGGTAGCAAGATCTTTAAATGCAGCAGGAGCAAGACCGGGAATGCAGCTGCACAATGCATATGGCTACGGAATTTTCACAGGAGGACTTGGTCTTCATTACGGAGCAGAAAAGCTTGGAATGAGTGTTCTTCCTATTTCAGGAGGAATGACAGCAAGACAGGTTGATCTGATTGTGGATTTTAAACCTGAAGTAATCTGCTGTTCACCATCCTATGCCTTGACAATTGCTGACGAGTTTGCCAGGAGAGGAATTTCAGCGGATGAAATCAGTCTTAAATATGCTGTATTGGGATCAGAACCTTGGACAGAAATTATAAGAGGCCATATTGAAGAGAGATTGGGAGTTCATGCTACTAATATTTATGGGTTGAGCGAAATTATCGGGCCGGGAGTTTCAATGGAGGATTTCGAAGAAAAAGGAGGTGCCTATATCTGGGAAGACCACTTTTATCCTGAAATTTTAGATCCGATTACCAAGCAGCCGGTACCATTTGGAGAAGAAGGAGTCCTGGTGATTACCACTTTGACAAAAAAAGCAATGCCGCTTTTACGATATTGGACAAATGATATCACAAGTCTTTACTACGACGAAAATGCCAAGAGAACAATGGTGAAAATGAAGCCAATTGTGGGAAGAGCAGATGATATGCTGATCGTAAGAGGTGTAAATGTTTACCCAAGCCAGATAGAAGATGCTTTTTCTTATGTAAAAGGGGTGGTTCCCAATTACTATCTGACACCCATCGAAAAAGAACATATGTGTGTAGCCTTGGATATTGATATAGAAATTGATGATGAATTTTTAAAGGTTCAAAAAATAGGCGCCAATACCGATGATTATTTTAATTTTGTCGGAAGCTTTGGAAAAAGTATAGAAAACGAAATAAAAAAACGGGTAGGCATCACTACAACAGTGAAAGTTCATGCCCAGGACAGTTTGCCAAAGTGCGAAGGTGGAAAAATTAATAGAATACTAAAAAAATAA
- a CDS encoding PaaI family thioesterase, protein MNPRQVADYMFNQDYFSQWMNIKMIEVKENYCLIEMPVRREMLNGLKTVHGGVTFAFADSALAFSSNNTGDAAVALNCIINFTKAGREGDIFRAESILVNDTRKTAVYDIKITNQDHDLVAKFVGTVYKIGKKVTEL, encoded by the coding sequence ATGAATCCAAGACAGGTAGCAGATTATATGTTCAATCAGGATTATTTTTCCCAGTGGATGAATATTAAAATGATTGAAGTAAAAGAAAATTATTGTTTAATAGAAATGCCGGTCAGGAGAGAAATGCTGAACGGGCTGAAGACGGTTCACGGTGGTGTTACATTTGCTTTCGCAGATTCTGCGCTGGCATTTTCTTCCAACAATACCGGAGATGCAGCAGTAGCATTGAACTGCATTATCAATTTTACCAAAGCCGGAAGAGAAGGAGATATTTTCAGAGCTGAAAGTATTTTGGTAAATGATACCAGAAAAACAGCAGTCTACGATATTAAAATTACTAATCAAGACCATGATCTTGTTGCCAAATTTGTAGGAACGGTCTATAAAATTGGTAAGAAAGTAACAGAATTATAA
- the paaA gene encoding 1,2-phenylacetyl-CoA epoxidase subunit PaaA, whose protein sequence is MDLEKFVQYVHEENKVEPKDVMPDDYRKLLVRQISQHAHSEIVGMLPEANWISRAPSLRRKMALLAKVQDEAGHGLYLYSATETLGDGSIRADRDATYDDMLEGKAKYSSIFNYPTLSWADIGAIGWLVDGAAIMNQVMLMGNSYGPYSRAMVKICKEESFHQRQGYEILMALCRGTKQQKEMAQASLNRFWWPALMMFGPNDDSSPNSKISMNYRVKRESNDSLRQRFIDVTVSQAEFLGLTIPDKDLKWNEERQHYDFGELPWGEFMEILKGNGPCNKKRIETKRKAQRENSWVKEAAAAFAEKQNEKVN, encoded by the coding sequence ATGGACTTAGAAAAATTTGTTCAATATGTTCACGAAGAAAATAAAGTAGAACCAAAAGATGTAATGCCGGATGATTACAGAAAACTATTGGTTCGTCAGATTTCACAGCACGCCCATTCTGAAATTGTAGGAATGCTGCCGGAAGCGAACTGGATTTCCAGAGCGCCTTCATTGAGAAGAAAAATGGCCCTTTTGGCAAAAGTTCAGGATGAGGCCGGTCATGGTTTATATCTTTACTCTGCCACTGAAACTTTAGGAGACGGAAGTATCCGGGCAGACAGAGACGCTACTTATGATGATATGCTGGAAGGAAAAGCAAAATACTCAAGTATTTTCAACTACCCTACATTAAGCTGGGCAGATATCGGCGCCATCGGTTGGTTGGTAGACGGTGCTGCGATTATGAACCAGGTAATGCTGATGGGGAATTCTTACGGTCCTTATTCAAGAGCGATGGTGAAGATCTGTAAAGAAGAGTCTTTCCACCAAAGACAGGGATATGAGATCTTAATGGCACTTTGCCGGGGTACCAAACAACAGAAAGAAATGGCTCAGGCTTCATTAAACCGTTTCTGGTGGCCAGCTTTGATGATGTTTGGACCTAATGATGACAGCTCACCCAACTCTAAAATCTCTATGAATTACAGAGTAAAAAGAGAAAGTAACGACAGTCTTCGTCAGAGATTTATCGACGTTACCGTTTCTCAGGCTGAATTCTTAGGATTAACGATTCCGGATAAAGACCTGAAATGGAATGAGGAAAGACAACATTACGACTTCGGAGAACTTCCATGGGGTGAATTCATGGAAATCTTAAAAGGAAACGGACCTTGCAACAAGAAACGTATCGAAACGAAGAGAAAAGCGCAGAGAGAAAACTCTTGGGTAAAAGAGGCGGCAGCAGCTTTTGCAGAGAAACAAAACGAAAAGGTAAACTAA
- a CDS encoding TetR/AcrR family transcriptional regulator translates to MELKEKQRKILDVAVELFKEKGYMGSSVRDLATKLNIKAASLYAHIRSKEEILEWVCFGIAQEFFDELQEVKNTAIPPKEKLNLFLDKHLSVVLKNRDVTHIYSNEWRHLEERLPEFVELRKNYQQEVEELISEIYQAENWELRSPTFTTRFILHTLNNSYFWFKRSSDSTDEITDEIREKILFGLLGNQK, encoded by the coding sequence ATGGAACTTAAAGAAAAACAAAGAAAAATATTAGACGTAGCAGTAGAACTTTTCAAAGAGAAGGGCTATATGGGAAGTTCGGTAAGAGACCTTGCTACGAAACTTAATATCAAGGCTGCTTCACTGTATGCACACATCCGTTCAAAAGAAGAAATTCTGGAATGGGTCTGTTTTGGTATTGCTCAGGAGTTTTTTGATGAGCTTCAGGAAGTAAAAAACACAGCGATTCCTCCAAAAGAAAAGCTGAATTTATTCCTTGATAAACACTTATCTGTGGTTCTTAAAAATCGTGATGTGACCCATATTTATTCCAATGAGTGGAGGCATTTGGAAGAAAGGCTTCCTGAATTTGTTGAATTAAGGAAAAACTATCAGCAGGAAGTGGAAGAACTTATTTCTGAGATCTATCAGGCAGAAAATTGGGAGCTGAGATCACCCACATTTACAACAAGATTTATTCTTCATACCCTTAACAATTCCTATTTTTGGTTCAAAAGAAGCAGTGATTCCACTGATGAAATCACCGATGAAATCAGAGAGAAAATTCTTTTCGGTTTATTAGGAAATCAGAAATAA
- a CDS encoding enoyl-CoA hydratase/isomerase family protein, with the protein MYTQLDIETHFDGKLKIAYLNQPETMNALTKPALADLKDFVKECSEDETVRCVAISGRGRAFCSGQNLDEAFVVGKEHHDRDIIRKIVVDYYNPLVTEITRCRKPVIALVNGPAVGAGAMLALISDFVLANEKAYFAQAFSNIGLIPDTGGTYFLPKLLGRQLANYLAFTGKRLSAEESKSYGLVAEVFTEEEFVPKSMEILERMANMPTAALKLTKKAFAHSYTNTLKEQLELEGDLQQEAAETEDFKEGVNAFLQKRKPNYKGK; encoded by the coding sequence ATGTATACACAACTCGATATTGAAACGCATTTTGACGGTAAGCTCAAAATCGCCTATCTTAATCAGCCGGAAACGATGAATGCCCTTACGAAGCCGGCTTTAGCAGATCTGAAAGATTTTGTTAAAGAATGCAGTGAGGACGAAACCGTAAGATGTGTTGCCATCTCCGGAAGAGGAAGAGCTTTTTGTTCCGGTCAGAATCTGGATGAAGCTTTTGTGGTAGGAAAAGAGCATCACGATCGTGATATCATCAGAAAAATTGTAGTAGATTACTACAATCCTCTAGTGACGGAGATTACCCGTTGCAGAAAACCGGTTATTGCCTTAGTTAATGGTCCTGCAGTAGGAGCTGGCGCAATGCTTGCACTAATCAGTGACTTTGTACTGGCAAACGAGAAGGCATACTTTGCTCAGGCATTTTCAAATATCGGTCTGATTCCTGATACAGGAGGGACTTATTTTTTACCGAAACTTTTAGGTAGGCAGTTGGCCAACTATCTGGCTTTTACAGGAAAAAGGCTTTCTGCTGAAGAATCTAAATCTTACGGTCTTGTTGCAGAAGTTTTCACTGAAGAAGAATTTGTACCGAAGTCAATGGAGATTCTTGAAAGAATGGCAAACATGCCGACAGCAGCTCTTAAGCTGACGAAAAAAGCTTTCGCACATTCTTATACCAATACATTGAAAGAACAGCTTGAGTTGGAAGGTGACCTACAACAGGAAGCTGCAGAAACAGAAGACTTCAAGGAAGGAGTGAATGCCTTTCTACAGAAAAGAAAACCTAATTATAAAGGAAAATAA